The following are encoded in a window of Gammaproteobacteria bacterium genomic DNA:
- a CDS encoding formyl transferase — protein MRIIIITQDEPFYLAENLDYFFSMLPDYAEVVGCVVASASPFGKKESFVDKALKTARIFGIGFFIHYALRFIKAKFDSSKKVHSVLEKYNVPAILIEGSINSEESLDRLRALAPDLLISVLGNQIFKMPLIELAPKGCLNLHTALLPKYRGLMPSFWVLKNQEKETGVSVFFVDKGVDSGPILVQKRIEIGSMTQEQLIQFSKKLGMEAIVEAVDKINNDDVETMENNANDMTYFSFPTHEDVREFRKNGARFY, from the coding sequence ATGCGTATTATTATAATCACCCAGGATGAGCCATTTTATCTTGCCGAGAATCTGGATTATTTTTTTTCGATGTTGCCGGATTATGCCGAGGTTGTCGGGTGTGTGGTTGCATCTGCTTCACCCTTTGGGAAAAAAGAGAGCTTTGTTGACAAGGCATTGAAGACAGCCCGTATCTTTGGTATTGGTTTTTTTATTCATTATGCCTTGCGTTTTATAAAGGCAAAGTTTGATTCGTCAAAAAAAGTTCATTCAGTTCTTGAAAAATATAATGTGCCTGCCATTCTTATAGAAGGTAGTATCAATAGCGAGGAATCTCTGGATAGATTGAGAGCACTTGCCCCGGATCTTCTGATATCGGTTCTGGGTAATCAGATATTTAAAATGCCATTAATTGAGTTAGCGCCTAAGGGCTGTTTGAATCTGCATACCGCCCTGTTACCAAAATACAGAGGTTTAATGCCCTCTTTCTGGGTATTGAAAAACCAGGAAAAGGAGACGGGTGTATCTGTATTCTTTGTGGATAAAGGGGTTGATTCAGGGCCTATCCTGGTACAAAAAAGGATAGAGATAGGGTCAATGACACAGGAACAGTTGATACAATTCTCAAAAAAACTGGGGATGGAGGCAATTGTTGAGGCTGTTGATAAAATCAATAATGATGATGTAGAGACAATGGAAAATAATGCCAATGATATGACCTATTTCAGTTTTCCAACGCATGAGGATGTTCGTGAATTCAGGAAAAATGGGGCAAGGTTTTATTAA
- a CDS encoding glycosyltransferase family 2 protein produces the protein MKLSIIIVEYHCMDEVDDCVKSIDKYMQDVEKECLIISNSEYSDDEVGVFQKQLPSTKIINTQGNEGYSTGVNTGIEYASGEYVYVINPDGLVTDSNVTKMMEEMDKEPDWVLSGPQVVDENFVVQPSCRRFPRLWTFLLVRSGLSVLPGADKERARYLMEDFDRKTRKDVDWITGGAMLVKASALRTVGGMDERFFMYMEDVDWCHMCWDKGYKVKYEPCSVVIHPSKHRSIKGSIIDKMMSHHVRMHFISLMRYFMKWGIK, from the coding sequence ATGAAGCTGAGCATAATCATCGTTGAATATCACTGCATGGATGAGGTGGACGATTGCGTTAAAAGCATTGATAAATATATGCAGGATGTAGAAAAAGAATGCCTTATTATCTCTAATTCAGAATATTCAGATGATGAGGTCGGGGTATTTCAGAAGCAGCTACCCAGCACAAAAATTATTAATACACAGGGTAATGAGGGCTATTCGACCGGTGTTAATACGGGTATCGAATATGCCAGTGGTGAATATGTTTATGTGATTAATCCTGATGGCCTGGTGACGGATTCAAATGTTACAAAGATGATGGAAGAAATGGATAAAGAGCCTGATTGGGTTTTGTCTGGCCCCCAGGTTGTTGATGAGAATTTTGTTGTTCAGCCTTCTTGTCGAAGGTTTCCACGTTTATGGACCTTCCTGTTGGTAAGAAGTGGGTTGTCAGTGCTGCCGGGAGCAGATAAGGAAAGGGCGCGCTATTTGATGGAAGATTTTGATCGCAAGACAAGAAAGGATGTTGACTGGATCACCGGCGGTGCGATGCTGGTTAAGGCGTCGGCATTAAGGACAGTTGGTGGCATGGATGAGCGTTTCTTTATGTATATGGAAGATGTTGACTGGTGTCATATGTGTTGGGATAAGGGCTACAAGGTTAAGTATGAGCCGTGTTCCGTTGTTATTCATCCATCAAAACATCGCAGCATAAAAGGCAGTATTATTGATAAGATGATGTCACACCATGTTCGGATGCATTTTATCAGTTTGATGCGTTATTTCATGAAATGGGGTATCAAGTAA
- a CDS encoding oligosaccharide biosynthesis protein Alg14, whose product MFNQRFNRELCVACSAGGHLSEALASISEASVDTCIITKQDEHVASRLNDYDVYYVNDPHTSLWGFFVNALRSLFIFARLRPRVVLSTGSGIALATCMLGKLFGSRVIYVESGARVVAPSKTGKFMYRYADVFYVQWKSMLKFYPNAIYVGRLI is encoded by the coding sequence GTGTTTAATCAACGTTTCAATCGTGAGTTATGTGTTGCCTGTTCTGCCGGTGGGCACTTGTCAGAGGCATTGGCATCAATCAGTGAAGCCAGTGTGGATACCTGTATTATTACCAAGCAGGATGAGCATGTTGCCAGTCGGTTAAATGATTATGATGTGTATTATGTGAATGATCCGCATACCAGTTTATGGGGTTTTTTTGTTAATGCCTTGCGGTCATTGTTTATTTTTGCCCGGTTGCGTCCGCGAGTGGTCTTAAGTACCGGCTCAGGGATTGCGTTGGCTACCTGTATGCTGGGTAAATTATTTGGTTCCAGAGTAATTTATGTGGAATCAGGTGCGCGTGTGGTGGCACCATCAAAAACGGGTAAGTTTATGTATCGATATGCTGATGTGTTTTATGTGCAGTGGAAATCGATGTTGAAGTTTTACCCCAATGCAATCTATGTAGGTAGACTGATTTGA
- a CDS encoding glycosyltransferase family 4 protein has protein sequence MTATVIFVANGFTRDNVRLQPWRYIYELARYQALKNKVIVVTEGASDVSVDLWDEGFSVVETCFLGVKQQAALGDYILSLNPDELWWSTTTRSIAFYPLLSRIHCRKIAYITCPLYKWAELIRASLSGVPYEQSRSLWGQRLVPWFLFRWFLNSRLFDGITVQSKNNQAVLEKGGISSSRIHFLPVGIDEEDIKPVDNLTLEEVANTLKKKGKEVIFLYLGALRPIRGFDSLIKAFPNVVKNNPRARLVVLARGASDERCEVLREELVAKGLGDCVSIVGGWLKREQVWSYIELSDLVVLPFVLVPSDIPIAVLESLARGKPVVVSPVDGLPELAMERGIVVDPLDTRKFSNELLQLSEDQQRIERYTESAREFINTYPRWSDVGRIMDDISSHCERGNP, from the coding sequence GTGACAGCTACGGTTATTTTCGTTGCCAATGGATTTACCAGGGATAATGTTCGGTTACAGCCCTGGCGTTATATCTATGAACTGGCAAGGTATCAAGCGCTGAAAAACAAGGTTATCGTTGTCACGGAAGGTGCTTCAGATGTGTCTGTGGATTTATGGGATGAAGGATTCTCTGTTGTTGAGACGTGTTTTCTTGGTGTTAAGCAACAAGCGGCTCTGGGTGATTATATCCTGTCACTGAATCCCGATGAATTATGGTGGAGTACAACAACAAGGAGTATTGCATTCTATCCACTCCTGTCACGTATTCATTGTCGCAAGATAGCCTATATTACCTGCCCATTGTATAAGTGGGCAGAGTTGATCAGAGCATCTTTGTCCGGTGTGCCTTATGAACAATCAAGATCATTGTGGGGGCAAAGATTGGTGCCGTGGTTTTTGTTTCGCTGGTTTTTGAACTCCAGACTATTCGATGGAATTACTGTTCAGAGTAAAAATAATCAGGCGGTTCTTGAAAAAGGGGGCATCAGCAGTAGCAGAATTCATTTTCTTCCGGTGGGTATTGATGAAGAAGACATTAAGCCGGTGGATAATCTGACCCTGGAGGAAGTCGCTAATACATTGAAAAAAAAGGGAAAAGAAGTGATTTTTCTGTACCTTGGCGCACTCAGGCCAATTAGAGGCTTTGATTCACTAATCAAGGCATTTCCAAATGTGGTGAAGAATAATCCCAGGGCTCGTCTTGTTGTGTTGGCGCGAGGCGCATCTGATGAAAGGTGTGAGGTCTTACGGGAAGAGTTGGTTGCAAAAGGGCTGGGTGATTGTGTTTCAATTGTTGGTGGTTGGTTGAAGCGTGAGCAGGTCTGGTCTTATATTGAATTATCTGATCTGGTGGTTTTGCCTTTTGTGCTGGTTCCTTCTGATATACCTATCGCAGTGCTCGAGTCTCTGGCGCGTGGAAAACCTGTGGTTGTGTCCCCTGTCGACGGGCTTCCTGAATTAGCTATGGAACGAGGTATTGTTGTTGATCCTCTTGATACGCGAAAATTCTCTAACGAATTATTGCAATTATCAGAAGATCAGCAACGAATAGAGCGATATACTGAATCAGCAAGAGAATTTATCAATACTTATCCTCGTTGGAGTGATGTGGGTCGTATTATGGATGATATCTCTAGTCATTGTGAGCGGGGTAATCCATGA
- a CDS encoding glycosyltransferase family 4 protein translates to MTDTRKKPSIAYIVSMRAGLEAFIYREVDALYDKGYSITLFATKYVPGDIYSPRDNWPYYAISIKRLVVELPWLLLKMCMRPGLLIEAIRDGGLVDLVFATKFAPVMKRDGIKQIHCHFGDHKFFIGYYCKRLTGLPLSVTIHAHEFYTNPNELLFKKSLAAADRIFPIAQKWVDLLKSKYSVPGENIRLNRLFVDGDENKPADEVTVLAVGRFTERKGFVYLMKALRLLQDLRVRAIFIGFGELDLNEMAKAEGVSDQVTVFGKMNQDQLRYFYQNCDILCVPSITTENEGAEGIPVVLMEGMACGIPVIATPCGAIEELVDEYLVDEHSVEGIAESIRLLANDQALRKIQGDKNRQKVLQDFSIGNVEKFGCWLDELSDEKADS, encoded by the coding sequence ATGACAGATACCAGAAAAAAACCGTCTATAGCCTATATCGTTTCAATGCGAGCAGGGCTGGAAGCCTTTATATATCGTGAGGTAGATGCGCTATATGATAAAGGTTATTCGATAACACTTTTTGCTACAAAATATGTACCGGGTGATATTTACTCGCCAAGAGATAATTGGCCATATTACGCTATATCAATAAAACGCCTTGTTGTGGAGTTGCCCTGGTTATTATTAAAGATGTGTATGCGACCAGGGCTTTTAATCGAGGCGATACGCGATGGCGGTCTGGTTGATCTGGTTTTTGCCACCAAGTTTGCCCCGGTAATGAAGCGGGATGGCATTAAACAGATACATTGTCATTTTGGAGACCATAAGTTTTTTATAGGCTATTACTGTAAACGATTAACGGGTTTGCCATTGTCGGTGACAATTCATGCGCATGAGTTTTATACCAATCCTAATGAGCTTTTATTTAAAAAGTCACTGGCTGCGGCAGATCGAATATTTCCGATAGCGCAGAAGTGGGTGGATTTACTTAAATCAAAATATTCTGTTCCAGGAGAAAATATTCGACTGAACAGATTATTTGTTGATGGTGATGAGAATAAGCCGGCGGATGAAGTGACGGTATTGGCGGTAGGTCGATTTACAGAAAGAAAAGGCTTTGTTTATTTGATGAAGGCCTTGCGGTTATTGCAGGACTTGAGGGTGAGAGCTATTTTCATTGGTTTTGGAGAGCTTGATCTGAATGAAATGGCAAAAGCTGAGGGTGTGAGCGATCAAGTGACTGTGTTCGGGAAAATGAATCAGGACCAGTTACGTTATTTTTACCAGAATTGTGACATTTTATGTGTTCCATCAATCACAACAGAGAATGAAGGGGCAGAAGGTATACCGGTTGTTCTTATGGAAGGAATGGCTTGTGGCATTCCCGTAATAGCAACACCTTGTGGTGCAATAGAGGAATTGGTCGATGAATATCTTGTTGATGAGCATTCTGTCGAAGGAATTGCTGAGTCAATAAGGTTGCTGGCTAATGATCAGGCACTGCGCAAAATACAAGGTGACAAGAATCGTCAGAAGGTTTTACAGGATTTCAGTATTGGTAATGTCGAGAAATTTGGCTGCTGGCTGGATGAGTTGTCTGATGAAAAGGCTGATTCGTGA
- a CDS encoding UDP-glucose/GDP-mannose dehydrogenase family protein — protein MKVVMIGSGYVGLVSGACFAEFGADVTCVDVDKDKIDRLNKGEIPIYEPGLDDLVAKGVASQRLKFTTEFSAAVKEADLVFIAVGTPTRRGDGHADLVYVYAAAKEIAGNLEGYTVIVDKSTVPVGTAREVKRIIKEQNPDADFDVASNPEFLREGAAISDFMRPDRVVLGLESERAEALLRELYRPLNLIEAPILVTNLESAELIKYASNAFLATKISFINEMSQLCEHVNADVHAVAKGMGLDGRIGKKFLHAGPGYGGSCFPKDTLALIRIAQEHGASSRIVEAVVEVNAAQKARMIKKIRGALGGSEAGKRIAVLGLTFKPETDDMRDSPALAILPALVDKGADIHAHDPQGQEEAQHLLPEQVSFYEDKYEAIENADAIVLMTEWNEYRGLDLERVNELMQGNVFIDLRNVYETDLMKQYGFEYTCVGR, from the coding sequence ATGAAAGTTGTAATGATAGGTTCGGGTTATGTGGGTCTGGTATCAGGCGCATGCTTTGCCGAGTTCGGTGCAGATGTCACCTGCGTGGATGTTGATAAAGACAAGATTGATCGATTAAATAAAGGTGAAATTCCCATTTATGAACCCGGTCTGGATGACCTGGTTGCCAAGGGTGTTGCCAGCCAGCGTTTGAAATTCACCACGGAATTTTCTGCGGCAGTAAAAGAAGCCGATTTGGTATTTATTGCGGTGGGTACACCAACACGTAGAGGTGATGGTCATGCCGACCTGGTTTATGTTTATGCAGCTGCGAAAGAGATAGCTGGAAATCTTGAAGGTTATACGGTTATTGTTGATAAGTCGACAGTGCCGGTAGGAACAGCAAGAGAAGTTAAACGTATTATAAAAGAGCAAAACCCGGATGCCGATTTTGATGTGGCATCGAATCCTGAATTTTTGAGGGAGGGTGCTGCAATCAGTGATTTTATGCGCCCTGATCGTGTTGTGTTAGGTCTGGAGAGCGAGCGAGCAGAGGCGTTATTGCGTGAATTATATCGCCCGCTTAATCTGATTGAGGCACCAATACTAGTGACTAACCTTGAAAGTGCCGAGTTAATTAAATATGCATCGAATGCCTTTTTGGCAACAAAGATATCGTTTATTAATGAGATGTCACAATTATGCGAACATGTGAATGCAGATGTTCATGCGGTGGCAAAAGGGATGGGACTGGATGGGCGTATTGGTAAAAAGTTTTTACATGCGGGGCCGGGTTATGGTGGTTCCTGTTTCCCTAAGGATACACTGGCATTAATCAGGATCGCGCAGGAACATGGCGCATCCAGTCGTATTGTGGAGGCTGTGGTTGAGGTTAATGCAGCACAAAAGGCGCGAATGATTAAAAAGATACGCGGTGCGCTAGGTGGTAGTGAGGCAGGCAAAAGGATTGCTGTATTGGGCTTAACCTTCAAACCTGAAACCGATGATATGAGGGACTCCCCTGCGCTGGCTATTCTTCCGGCCTTGGTGGATAAAGGCGCGGATATTCATGCGCATGACCCCCAGGGGCAGGAAGAGGCGCAGCATCTTTTGCCGGAGCAGGTGAGCTTTTACGAAGATAAGTATGAGGCCATAGAAAATGCGGACGCCATTGTTTTGATGACCGAGTGGAATGAGTACCGTGGGCTTGATCTTGAACGTGTAAATGAGCTGATGCAAGGAAATGTTTTTATTGATTTAAGAAATGTGTATGAAACCGATTTGATGAAGCAGTATGGTTTTGAATATACCTGTGTGGGTAGATGA
- the galE gene encoding UDP-glucose 4-epimerase GalE, which yields MKIMVAGGAGYIGSHTCVELLQKGYDVVVVDNLSNSSLLALDRVQKITEKNLDFYEIDIRDRLGLDKVFAEHKIDAVIHFAGLKAVGESVEMPLEYYNNNLYSTIVLCQAMQAANVKTILFSSSATVYGDPHEVPIKEDFPLSATNPYGRSKLIVEEILADLYVSDNEWKVGLLRYFNPVGAHPSGTIGEDPNGIPNNLMPYISQVAVGKLKQLQVFGDDYSTHDGTGVRDYIHVVDLARGHIAMIEYQLSDRMTGGVSIVNLGTGRGYSVLDMIDAYKRASRKDIPFAMVARRAGDIAECYADPAYALQLLGWKAEFDLDQMCEDSWHWQSKNPNGYQ from the coding sequence ATGAAGATAATGGTGGCAGGTGGTGCAGGTTATATAGGTTCTCATACCTGTGTTGAGCTTTTGCAAAAAGGCTATGATGTGGTGGTGGTAGATAATCTATCCAATAGCTCTCTGCTTGCCCTGGATCGAGTTCAGAAAATAACAGAAAAAAACCTCGATTTTTATGAGATTGATATTCGTGACAGATTGGGTCTGGACAAGGTGTTTGCCGAGCATAAGATTGATGCGGTGATTCATTTTGCCGGGCTTAAGGCAGTGGGTGAATCGGTTGAAATGCCACTGGAGTATTACAATAACAATCTATATAGCACGATAGTCTTATGTCAGGCAATGCAGGCTGCCAATGTGAAGACGATATTATTTAGTTCCTCAGCAACCGTTTATGGTGATCCGCATGAGGTGCCAATTAAGGAGGATTTCCCCTTATCGGCAACCAATCCCTACGGACGTTCCAAGCTTATTGTTGAGGAGATCCTGGCTGATTTATATGTCTCTGATAATGAGTGGAAGGTTGGTTTGTTACGTTATTTTAATCCAGTGGGTGCGCATCCATCGGGCACGATAGGTGAAGATCCCAATGGTATTCCAAATAACCTGATGCCTTATATCAGCCAGGTCGCTGTGGGTAAGCTGAAACAATTACAGGTGTTTGGTGATGATTATTCCACCCATGATGGTACTGGGGTAAGAGATTATATTCATGTGGTCGATCTGGCGCGTGGACATATCGCCATGATTGAATATCAATTATCTGACAGGATGACGGGTGGTGTTTCCATTGTTAATCTGGGTACCGGCAGGGGCTATTCAGTGCTGGACATGATTGATGCCTACAAGCGTGCATCAAGGAAAGATATCCCGTTTGCTATGGTGGCAAGAAGGGCAGGTGATATTGCCGAGTGTTATGCTGATCCTGCGTATGCACTACAGTTGTTGGGTTGGAAGGCCGAGTTTGATCTTGATCAAATGTGTGAGGATTCGTGGCACTGGCAGAGCAAGAATCCGAATGGGTATCAGTAA